One segment of Trichlorobacter ammonificans DNA contains the following:
- a CDS encoding GntR family transcriptional regulator: protein MRKTGERHQTLREKILEVIRDAIISGDMKAGSRISEPEMAERFGISRTPIREAFRQLESEGYLTVIPRKGAVIRSFTPKDVEEFYAVKSILEGYAARLACARLSEKEIDRLEAINNRLEELCQQNDTKHFFKVHNDFHALFIKAADNEKLREIHSSLVERFQRLRFTSLSLPGRMEISVQEHRKIIEAFRARDGVTAEMLVRKNAEYGGRVLMEGPGAHVTMAMVL, encoded by the coding sequence ATGCGAAAAACCGGGGAACGACACCAGACGCTGCGGGAAAAAATCCTTGAGGTGATCAGGGATGCCATCATCAGTGGCGACATGAAAGCCGGCAGCCGCATTTCCGAACCTGAGATGGCAGAACGCTTTGGCATCAGCCGCACCCCGATCCGCGAGGCGTTCCGCCAACTCGAATCGGAAGGGTACCTGACGGTGATTCCCCGCAAGGGGGCAGTGATCCGCTCCTTTACCCCGAAGGACGTTGAAGAGTTTTACGCCGTGAAAAGTATTCTGGAAGGATATGCGGCCCGCCTTGCCTGTGCTCGCCTCAGCGAAAAGGAGATCGACCGCCTGGAGGCGATCAACAACCGGCTTGAGGAACTGTGCCAGCAAAACGATACCAAACATTTTTTCAAGGTGCACAACGATTTTCACGCATTGTTCATCAAGGCTGCTGACAATGAAAAACTCCGTGAAATTCACAGTAGCCTGGTGGAACGGTTTCAACGGCTCCGCTTCACCTCCCTCTCCTTGCCGGGACGAATGGAGATTTCCGTGCAAGAACACCGGAAAATCATAGAGGCATTCAGGGCACGGGATGGGGTGACCGCTGAAATGCTGGTCCGGAAAAATGCCGAGTACGGCGGCCGGGTACTGATGGAAGGCCCCGGAGCACACGTAACAATGGCGATGGTGCTGTAG
- a CDS encoding sugar phosphate isomerase/epimerase family protein yields the protein MPSLLCAHLPWLRLAEHRSFVLTERINPELFLPAEALESMDWELLTSFSHELAGAGLSCTIHGPFMDLNPGSVDPAIRESSGMRVDQTLRAAGLLKARVVVFHPGYSRLSHGSVQDVWVENSIAFWRERLPAIRAAECCVALENIFEDEPSTLRRVIEGIGDPLVGHCFDVGHFNMFARVSLEEWFAELGRHILESHLHDNFGQSDDHLPVGDGAIDFTRVSGLLHRFAPQAVWTLEAHSRQRLERSLKAIQQYLREEL from the coding sequence ATGCCTAGCCTGTTGTGTGCTCACCTTCCCTGGCTCCGCCTGGCGGAACATCGCTCCTTTGTTCTGACGGAGCGAATCAATCCGGAGCTGTTTTTGCCCGCCGAAGCGCTGGAAAGTATGGATTGGGAGCTGCTCACCTCCTTTTCCCATGAGCTTGCCGGGGCCGGCCTTTCCTGCACCATCCACGGGCCGTTCATGGACTTGAATCCCGGTTCGGTGGACCCTGCAATCCGTGAGAGTAGCGGCATGCGAGTGGACCAAACCCTGCGAGCCGCCGGACTGCTCAAGGCCCGGGTTGTGGTGTTCCACCCCGGTTACAGCCGCCTGTCCCATGGTTCCGTGCAGGATGTCTGGGTGGAGAACAGCATCGCCTTCTGGCGGGAGCGCCTCCCCGCAATCCGTGCAGCCGAGTGTTGCGTCGCCCTGGAGAATATTTTCGAAGACGAGCCGTCCACTCTGCGTCGGGTTATCGAAGGGATCGGCGATCCGCTGGTGGGGCACTGTTTTGATGTCGGACATTTCAACATGTTTGCCCGGGTTTCCCTGGAGGAGTGGTTTGCCGAGCTGGGGAGGCATATTCTGGAAAGTCATCTGCATGACAACTTCGGACAGTCGGACGATCATCTGCCGGTGGGGGACGGTGCCATCGATTTCACGCGGGTAAGCGGCTTGCTGCATCGCTTCGCTCCCCAGGCTGTCTGGACCCTGGAGGCGCACAGCCGGCAGCGGCTGGAGCGCTCCCTGAAGGCCATTCAACAGTACCTGCGGGAGGAACTATGA
- the galE gene encoding UDP-glucose 4-epimerase GalE, translating into MTKTILVTGGCGYIGSHVVRQLSEAGYRVVVYDNLSTGFRDALVNGEELIEADLADRDTLEEVFRQYRFTTVLHFAAAIVAPESVSRPLKYYGTNTRNTLGLLDSCVRFGVERFIFSSTAAVYGFPEGGVASEETMVAPINPYGTSKLMSEWMLRDVASAHGLRYAALRYFNVAGADPRGRMGQRTPEATHLIKIACQTALGQRQETAIYGTDYPTPDGTGVRDYIHVEDLAAAHLAALGYLEQGGESTVMNVGYGRGSSVREVLAMVKEVSGVDFRTVEAGRRPGDPACLVARAERIGRLTGWHPRYDALRTIVEDAWRWESRLAGR; encoded by the coding sequence ATGACGAAGACGATACTGGTAACCGGCGGCTGCGGCTATATCGGCAGCCATGTGGTGCGTCAACTGTCCGAAGCGGGCTACCGGGTGGTAGTGTATGATAACCTCTCCACCGGTTTTCGGGATGCCCTGGTCAACGGTGAGGAGCTGATCGAGGCCGACCTGGCCGATCGGGACACCTTAGAGGAAGTGTTTCGGCAGTACCGTTTTACGACGGTCCTGCACTTTGCCGCTGCCATCGTTGCGCCTGAATCGGTTTCCCGGCCGCTCAAGTATTACGGCACCAATACCCGTAATACCCTGGGACTGCTGGATAGTTGCGTCCGCTTCGGAGTGGAGCGGTTCATCTTCTCCAGTACTGCTGCCGTGTACGGCTTTCCCGAGGGAGGTGTCGCCTCTGAGGAAACCATGGTGGCTCCTATCAATCCGTACGGCACCTCCAAGCTGATGAGCGAGTGGATGCTGCGGGACGTGGCCAGCGCCCATGGACTCCGGTACGCTGCCCTGCGCTACTTCAACGTGGCCGGAGCCGATCCTCGGGGGCGGATGGGCCAGCGCACGCCGGAAGCGACCCATCTGATCAAGATCGCCTGCCAGACTGCCCTGGGGCAACGTCAGGAAACCGCCATCTATGGAACAGACTACCCCACGCCGGATGGCACCGGCGTGCGCGACTACATTCATGTCGAGGATCTTGCCGCAGCCCATCTGGCGGCCCTTGGGTACCTGGAACAGGGGGGCGAGTCCACGGTCATGAACGTGGGGTACGGTCGGGGCAGCAGTGTGCGGGAGGTGCTGGCCATGGTCAAGGAGGTCAGCGGGGTGGACTTCAGGACGGTGGAGGCTGGGCGCCGTCCCGGCGACCCGGCCTGTCTCGTGGCGCGTGCCGAGCGGATCGGTCGGCTGACCGGCTGGCATCCTCGGTACGATGCGTTGCGTACCATCGTGGAGGATGCCTGGCGTTGGGAGTCCCGACTGGCGGGCAGATAA
- a CDS encoding CBS domain-containing protein: protein MDLVVTHLNADFDCLGSLVAASRLYPEAQLCFPGSLEKNLREFCAAHPELLPPLVRAKEVELSAVSRLIMVDCQHPSRIGRFADLVGRSGVTLHIYDHHPRTGDSPVADGGEIRPCGATTTILCSLLQQQGGVPTPAEATLMLLAIHEDTGHLSFGTTTPEDYTVSAWLLGCGGQLALLDEALAPELTTPQVELLHDLLASLKTTEVAGVRLSVAYASRSWYVGDVASLAHMMLDMENLDVLVLVLAMGDRVFLVGRSRVPEVDVGELLRKFGGGGHGSAASATVREQTLTQVLERLDQLLLLAVRPRKSVGQIMSSPVKTIDRTASVAEAREWMVRYNYSAMPVVQDGEVLGIITRKVAEKSVYHGLGTVAVTDLMHTVFPQAVEDTPLDGLIEQMIGGDSRFVPVFRQGELVGVVTRTDLLRHLHGSGTRRTETLYDLEALTPEPSEREIVHHVNRRLPEATVALLRELGRTGERLGMAVYGVGGFVRDLLLDIDNQDVDITVEGDGILFAETFARQHGCRVRSHQAFGTAVLVLPTGGKLDIASTRLEFYESPGVLPTVERSSLRRDLHRRDFTINTLALCLNPDRFGRLIDHYGGQKDLREKMVRVLHNLSFVEDPTRCFRAVRFEQRLGFHLEPHTEGLLRTAVRMGLVERVGGKRLLGELTSILREREPLPAVRRMAALGLLPFIHAELRFGDDVEHLFAESERALAWYELLYLPTPVEAWAVYFLALTDRLDSPKYRETCTRLAMPGRWLQRLFGHRHRAIKHFQALRQGLRGGVSIANSRVYALLRNIPIELLLYGLARSGQEELRRLVSHYLVRLAHVTLLSTGADLHDIGVPPGPSFGRIKERLLAARLDGEVRSRDDELEFARRLLKDGV from the coding sequence ATGGACCTGGTCGTCACTCACCTGAATGCCGATTTTGACTGTCTGGGATCACTGGTAGCGGCCAGTCGGCTTTATCCCGAGGCCCAGCTCTGTTTTCCCGGCTCCCTGGAGAAGAATCTGCGCGAGTTCTGCGCAGCCCACCCCGAACTGCTTCCCCCCCTGGTCAGGGCCAAAGAGGTGGAACTGTCGGCAGTTTCCCGCCTGATCATGGTGGACTGTCAGCATCCCTCCCGTATCGGCCGCTTTGCCGACTTGGTCGGCAGGTCGGGAGTGACGCTGCATATCTACGATCATCACCCGCGGACCGGTGACAGTCCTGTCGCAGACGGTGGTGAAATTCGTCCCTGTGGCGCCACCACCACCATTCTCTGTAGCCTGCTGCAACAGCAAGGAGGCGTGCCGACGCCGGCGGAAGCGACCCTGATGCTGCTTGCCATCCACGAGGACACCGGTCATCTTTCCTTTGGTACCACCACGCCGGAAGATTATACCGTTTCTGCCTGGCTTCTTGGCTGCGGCGGCCAGCTGGCCCTGCTGGACGAGGCCCTGGCCCCCGAACTGACCACGCCACAGGTGGAGTTGCTCCATGACCTGCTGGCATCGCTCAAGACCACCGAGGTGGCGGGAGTGCGGCTTTCGGTGGCCTATGCCTCCCGCTCCTGGTATGTGGGGGATGTGGCGAGTCTGGCGCACATGATGCTGGATATGGAGAACCTGGACGTGCTGGTGCTGGTACTGGCCATGGGGGATCGGGTTTTTCTGGTGGGGCGCAGCCGGGTTCCGGAAGTGGATGTAGGGGAATTACTGCGTAAATTTGGCGGTGGCGGTCACGGGTCGGCGGCGTCGGCAACGGTCAGAGAGCAGACGCTGACCCAGGTGCTGGAACGGCTGGACCAGCTACTGCTGCTGGCGGTTCGTCCCCGCAAATCAGTGGGGCAGATCATGTCCTCGCCGGTCAAGACCATCGACCGCACTGCCAGTGTCGCCGAGGCCCGGGAGTGGATGGTGCGCTACAACTACAGCGCCATGCCGGTAGTGCAGGATGGGGAGGTGCTGGGGATCATCACCCGCAAGGTGGCGGAGAAAAGCGTCTACCACGGTCTGGGTACGGTTGCGGTGACCGACCTCATGCACACGGTTTTTCCCCAGGCGGTGGAGGATACTCCTCTGGACGGTCTGATCGAGCAGATGATCGGGGGTGACAGCCGGTTCGTTCCGGTCTTCCGGCAGGGAGAACTGGTGGGGGTGGTGACCCGTACCGACCTGCTGCGTCATCTGCACGGCAGCGGCACGCGCCGGACCGAAACCCTCTACGATCTTGAGGCGCTGACACCGGAACCGTCGGAGCGGGAAATCGTGCACCACGTGAACCGCCGTTTGCCGGAAGCAACCGTGGCCTTGCTGCGGGAACTGGGACGGACCGGTGAGCGGTTGGGGATGGCGGTGTACGGTGTGGGCGGTTTCGTCCGTGACCTGTTGCTGGATATCGATAACCAGGATGTGGACATCACGGTTGAGGGGGACGGTATTCTCTTTGCTGAAACCTTTGCACGTCAGCATGGCTGCAGGGTACGCTCTCACCAGGCCTTCGGCACGGCGGTGCTGGTGCTCCCCACCGGCGGGAAGCTGGACATAGCCAGCACCCGGCTCGAGTTCTACGAGTCGCCGGGGGTGCTGCCCACCGTGGAGCGCTCCTCGTTGCGACGTGATCTGCATCGCCGCGATTTCACCATCAACACCCTGGCCCTCTGTCTCAATCCGGATCGGTTCGGCCGCCTGATTGACCATTACGGTGGTCAGAAGGACCTGCGGGAAAAGATGGTACGGGTGCTGCATAACCTCTCATTTGTGGAGGATCCGACACGTTGTTTCCGGGCAGTCCGTTTCGAGCAGCGCCTGGGGTTCCATCTGGAGCCGCACACAGAAGGACTGCTGCGTACCGCGGTGCGCATGGGGCTGGTGGAGCGGGTTGGGGGAAAGCGACTGCTGGGAGAACTGACCAGCATCCTCAGGGAACGGGAGCCGTTGCCCGCTGTCCGCCGGATGGCGGCCCTGGGCTTATTGCCGTTCATTCATGCCGAACTGCGCTTCGGAGATGATGTTGAACACCTCTTTGCCGAAAGCGAGCGGGCGCTGGCTTGGTACGAACTGCTCTACCTGCCGACTCCGGTGGAGGCCTGGGCCGTCTACTTTCTGGCCCTGACCGACCGTCTGGACAGTCCGAAATATCGCGAGACCTGTACCCGCCTGGCCATGCCGGGACGCTGGCTGCAGCGGCTATTCGGTCACCGGCATCGGGCGATCAAACATTTTCAGGCATTACGGCAGGGGCTCAGGGGAGGCGTTTCCATTGCCAACAGCCGCGTGTACGCCCTGTTACGGAACATACCGATCGAGCTGCTGCTGTACGGCCTGGCCCGTAGCGGTCAGGAAGAGTTGCGGCGGCTGGTCTCCCACTATCTGGTCCGACTGGCGCACGTGACCCTGCTCTCGACGGGAGCCGATCTGCACGACATCGGTGTGCCGCCGGGACCATCCTTCGGCCGGATCAAGGAGCGGCTGCTGGCAGCGCGCCTGGATGGCGAGGTCCGCTCACGGGACGATGAACTGGAGTTTGCCCGCAGGTTGCTAAAGGACGGAGTGTGA
- the gluQRS gene encoding tRNA glutamyl-Q(34) synthetase GluQRS, whose amino-acid sequence MPEVVGRFAPSPTGPLHTGSLVAAVGSWLAAKQAGGRWLLRIDNLDRPRCRPEFEDDILRTLERFGLEWDGPISRQSDHGEAYAAAFGRLRELGTVYPCGCSRAEIARLASAPHPGEEVPYPGTCRNGLAPGRTARAWRVRTAGVTVHFDDLRHGTIVTDLGATGDFVVKRVEGFFAYQLAVVVDDWLTGVNQVVRGDDLLDSTPRQVLLHQLLDWPLPHYGHLPLVTAPDGGKLSKRDNPVSLAAGLAPGQESKLLAWALRFLGRKPPALLEGTPCRELLAWACGEGS is encoded by the coding sequence ATGCCGGAGGTGGTCGGTCGCTTTGCCCCTTCCCCCACCGGACCGTTGCATACCGGTTCCCTGGTAGCGGCGGTGGGGAGTTGGCTGGCGGCAAAACAGGCCGGAGGGCGGTGGCTGTTGCGTATCGACAACCTGGATCGTCCCCGTTGCCGGCCGGAGTTCGAGGATGACATCCTGCGCACCCTGGAGCGGTTCGGTCTGGAATGGGATGGACCGATCAGCCGACAAAGCGACCATGGGGAAGCGTACGCTGCAGCTTTTGGACGGTTACGGGAGCTGGGGACCGTGTATCCCTGCGGTTGCAGCCGCGCCGAGATTGCCCGACTGGCGTCGGCACCCCATCCCGGCGAGGAGGTTCCCTATCCCGGGACCTGCAGAAACGGGTTGGCACCGGGGAGAACTGCCCGTGCCTGGCGGGTGCGGACCGCGGGGGTGACGGTACACTTTGACGACCTGCGCCACGGCACTATCGTGACCGACCTGGGCGCAACCGGCGATTTCGTGGTGAAGCGGGTGGAGGGGTTCTTTGCCTACCAGTTGGCGGTGGTGGTGGACGACTGGTTGACCGGTGTCAACCAGGTGGTGCGGGGGGATGATCTTCTTGATTCAACGCCGCGTCAGGTGCTGCTGCACCAGCTGTTGGACTGGCCGCTGCCGCACTACGGCCACTTGCCGCTGGTGACCGCTCCCGACGGCGGCAAGCTGAGCAAGCGGGACAACCCCGTGTCGCTGGCAGCCGGACTGGCGCCGGGGCAGGAATCGAAGCTCCTGGCCTGGGCCTTGCGGTTTCTGGGGCGCAAACCGCCAGCGCTTCTGGAGGGAACGCCCTGTCGCGAACTCCTGGCCTGGGCCTGCGGAGAGGGGAGTTGA
- a CDS encoding NUDIX hydrolase → MMSLIQFRYEEILHRLKRTQPVLSPPHDRKPAAVALILRQGITGLELFFIQRSHHPDDPWSGNIAFPGGGVEPQDLSLQHTAERETMEEVGIDLTSALFLGRLSDIVGHNLPVRVSCFVYGLQETPVPVLSSEIREAFWVTFEHLTAAEHQIIQPVSFEGRTFKVPAIHLHPAKPVLWGITYRLVNQFRYLLVSDTIPPGEYDLPR, encoded by the coding sequence ATGATGTCGTTGATTCAGTTCCGCTACGAAGAAATTCTGCATCGCCTGAAGCGGACGCAACCGGTGCTCTCTCCACCTCACGACCGGAAGCCGGCCGCCGTTGCCCTGATCCTGCGCCAGGGGATAACGGGACTTGAGCTGTTCTTCATCCAGCGATCCCACCATCCCGACGATCCCTGGTCCGGCAATATCGCCTTCCCCGGTGGCGGTGTCGAACCGCAGGACCTGAGCCTGCAGCACACGGCAGAACGTGAAACCATGGAAGAAGTGGGAATTGACCTGACCAGCGCACTCTTTCTGGGGCGGCTGTCCGATATCGTGGGTCATAATTTACCGGTACGGGTTTCCTGCTTCGTCTACGGCCTTCAGGAGACGCCGGTACCGGTACTTTCATCGGAAATCCGTGAAGCGTTCTGGGTGACCTTTGAACACCTGACGGCCGCAGAACATCAGATCATCCAGCCGGTAAGCTTCGAAGGACGCACATTCAAGGTTCCCGCCATTCACCTCCATCCCGCGAAACCGGTGCTCTGGGGAATCACCTACCGATTGGTCAACCAGTTCCGCTATCTGCTGGTATCCGACACCATTCCTCCCGGCGAATACGACCTCCCCCGTTAA
- a CDS encoding ATP-binding protein: MIKLALRLIPCLTVLLLWAVAAQAAPSSIRVVMDDNYPPFIFKADDGRPHGILVDQWRLWEQKTGVKAELHPMPWAEAQRRMRAGEFDVIDTIFKTDERLKYYDFTPPYQTIDVPVYYAAELSGIRDASSLKGFTVAVKEGDAVIEFLHRHDITALATYPSYEAIIRAAAEHKVSVFSADQPAASYFLNKFGIVSQFRKTAPLYTGQLHRAVAKGNQELLTLVNQGFRQIPPEELEKIEQDWLGVPEEKRLAMKYLIIGLSAALIILMLLLASNWWLRGMVNRKTAQLQLSEAQYRELVQSANSVILRWKRDGTITFINDYGLRFFGFSSNELLGKPVQGTIVPKQQADGKNLLLMLHDIFENPDDFQQNTNQNITKDGRLVWVSWTNHPISDQQGTVSEMLSVGTDITELKEVESKLLLARQAAETANETKSLFLANMSHEIRTPLNAIVGINSLLAEQLPPGELKELSRDAVAAANNLLEIISDVLDLSRIEAGKLTIKPVPFEPRMLMRHLERMFTAMIRDKGLQFEVSLSHDLPDCLVADPARIQQIATNLLSNAVKFTEHGTIRLRLAGAPSADGRIALSLIVSDTGKGIMPQNLERIFSPFEQEDLTTTRKYGGTGLGLAISRLLAEMMGGNVTVQSTPGEGSTFTCTIPCERYGRMTAGADEVTVETAAGPIRRLKILVAEDSVVNSKMLEAILRMDGHRIRFAVNGQQAVEVWREEAFDLILMDIQMPVMDGMQATAAIRSAEAGSDRRIPIIALTAYAMNGDRERFLAAGMDDYLPKPVTVDQIRAMLAKAINTQLS, from the coding sequence GTGATCAAACTGGCGCTGCGCCTCATACCGTGCCTGACCGTACTGCTGCTCTGGGCTGTTGCGGCACAGGCGGCGCCGTCCTCCATCCGGGTGGTCATGGACGACAACTATCCGCCGTTCATTTTCAAAGCGGACGACGGCAGGCCCCACGGTATCCTGGTGGATCAATGGCGCCTCTGGGAGCAAAAAACCGGTGTCAAAGCCGAACTGCACCCGATGCCGTGGGCCGAGGCCCAGCGCAGGATGCGTGCAGGAGAGTTCGACGTCATCGACACCATCTTCAAAACCGACGAACGGCTCAAATACTACGATTTTACCCCCCCCTATCAGACCATCGACGTGCCGGTTTACTATGCTGCCGAGCTCAGCGGCATACGCGACGCCTCCTCCCTGAAAGGCTTTACCGTAGCGGTCAAGGAGGGTGACGCGGTCATTGAATTTCTCCACCGCCACGATATCACCGCTCTCGCCACCTACCCCAGCTATGAAGCAATCATCCGTGCAGCAGCCGAGCACAAGGTTAGCGTCTTTTCGGCCGATCAACCGGCAGCGTCCTATTTTCTGAACAAGTTCGGTATTGTCTCGCAGTTTCGTAAAACCGCGCCTCTGTATACCGGGCAGCTCCACCGGGCAGTCGCCAAAGGCAACCAGGAGCTGCTGACACTGGTCAACCAGGGATTCCGGCAGATCCCCCCCGAGGAACTGGAGAAGATCGAGCAGGACTGGCTCGGTGTTCCCGAGGAAAAACGGCTGGCTATGAAGTACCTGATCATAGGTCTCTCTGCTGCCCTGATAATCCTGATGCTCCTGCTGGCCTCAAACTGGTGGCTGCGGGGCATGGTCAATCGCAAGACCGCCCAGTTGCAGCTCAGCGAAGCGCAGTACCGCGAACTGGTGCAGTCGGCCAACAGCGTCATTCTGCGCTGGAAACGGGACGGTACCATCACCTTCATCAACGACTACGGGTTGCGTTTTTTCGGGTTTTCAAGCAACGAGCTGCTGGGAAAACCGGTTCAGGGTACCATCGTGCCGAAACAGCAGGCGGACGGCAAAAACCTGCTCCTCATGCTGCACGATATCTTCGAGAACCCGGACGATTTCCAGCAGAACACCAACCAGAACATCACCAAGGACGGCAGACTGGTCTGGGTTTCCTGGACCAACCACCCGATTTCCGACCAGCAGGGAACGGTTTCCGAGATGCTCAGTGTCGGTACCGACATCACTGAGCTGAAAGAGGTGGAAAGCAAGCTGCTGCTGGCACGACAGGCTGCCGAAACGGCCAATGAGACCAAGAGTCTCTTCCTGGCCAACATGAGTCATGAAATCCGCACCCCCCTGAACGCCATCGTCGGCATCAACTCGCTGCTGGCTGAGCAGCTTCCGCCGGGAGAGCTGAAGGAGCTCTCCCGGGATGCCGTAGCTGCGGCCAACAATCTGCTGGAAATCATCAGTGACGTGCTGGACCTTTCCCGTATTGAAGCCGGCAAACTGACCATCAAACCGGTACCGTTCGAACCGCGCATGCTGATGCGTCACCTGGAACGGATGTTCACGGCCATGATCAGGGACAAGGGACTGCAGTTCGAGGTTTCCCTCTCTCACGACCTGCCGGACTGCCTTGTGGCCGATCCGGCACGTATCCAGCAAATCGCCACCAACCTGCTCTCCAACGCCGTCAAATTCACCGAACACGGTACCATTCGGCTGCGTCTGGCAGGCGCCCCCTCCGCCGACGGCCGCATTGCGCTTTCCCTGATCGTCAGCGATACCGGCAAGGGGATCATGCCCCAGAATCTTGAGCGGATTTTCAGCCCCTTTGAGCAGGAGGACCTCACTACAACGCGCAAGTACGGCGGTACCGGCCTTGGTCTGGCCATTTCGCGCCTTCTTGCCGAAATGATGGGGGGGAACGTCACGGTTCAGAGCACACCGGGGGAAGGCAGCACCTTTACCTGCACCATCCCCTGCGAACGGTACGGCAGAATGACGGCCGGCGCGGATGAGGTCACCGTAGAAACCGCTGCCGGACCGATCCGACGCCTGAAAATTCTGGTGGCAGAGGACTCGGTGGTGAACAGCAAGATGCTGGAAGCAATTCTGCGGATGGACGGCCACCGCATCCGCTTTGCCGTAAACGGCCAGCAGGCGGTGGAAGTCTGGCGGGAAGAAGCGTTCGACCTGATCCTGATGGATATCCAGATGCCGGTCATGGACGGGATGCAGGCAACGGCTGCCATCCGGTCCGCCGAAGCCGGCAGCGACAGACGGATCCCGATCATCGCCCTGACCGCCTACGCAATGAACGGTGATCGCGAGCGCTTCCTGGCTGCCGGTATGGATGATTACCTGCCCAAGCCGGTCACCGTGGATCAGATCCGGGCAATGCTGGCAAAAGCCATAAATACGCAACTCTCCTGA
- a CDS encoding YihY/virulence factor BrkB family protein — protein sequence MTVPRFTGMHLPPSLASCLATLKFLGGQLCRHNLLLWASALTYTTLLSLVPFLALAFSLLKGMGLQDGIAPLVLHQLAGNSHDVALRIMEYIRNANTASVGVVGFLFLLVMVLLIMDSITGAFNQICEARETRPFWRLLVEYLTIALAGPSILALLMTMTSLLQSQWLVRRLIEETLLAEPVLLFFRLVPYIVIILSLILLYRFVPNACVSLRSAAIGGTVAGFAWQAAHWGYFHFQFGVTRNNAVYGALAALPFLLVWIYLSWIIVLLGLELAMLHQHGHKSSQSETSP from the coding sequence ATGACCGTCCCTCGGTTCACGGGAATGCACCTGCCACCGTCGCTGGCGTCGTGCCTCGCAACACTCAAATTCCTGGGAGGGCAACTCTGTCGGCATAATCTTCTGCTCTGGGCATCGGCGCTTACCTACACCACCCTGCTGTCGCTGGTGCCCTTTCTTGCCCTGGCCTTTTCCCTGCTCAAGGGGATGGGACTGCAGGATGGCATTGCACCGCTGGTCCTGCACCAACTGGCCGGCAACTCCCATGACGTGGCGCTGCGGATCATGGAGTATATCCGCAATGCCAATACGGCGTCGGTCGGGGTGGTCGGCTTTTTGTTCCTGCTGGTCATGGTGCTGCTGATCATGGACAGCATTACCGGCGCCTTCAACCAGATCTGCGAGGCCCGGGAAACACGCCCCTTCTGGCGGCTGCTGGTGGAGTACCTGACCATTGCATTGGCGGGACCGTCGATACTGGCATTGCTGATGACCATGACCTCGCTGCTGCAGAGCCAATGGCTGGTACGCCGGCTGATCGAGGAGACGCTGCTGGCTGAGCCGGTTTTGCTCTTTTTCAGACTGGTGCCCTATATCGTGATCATCCTCAGCCTGATACTGTTGTACCGGTTTGTCCCCAACGCCTGCGTTTCCCTGCGCTCCGCCGCCATCGGGGGGACGGTGGCCGGCTTTGCCTGGCAGGCGGCGCACTGGGGCTATTTTCACTTTCAGTTCGGCGTTACCCGTAACAACGCCGTGTACGGCGCACTGGCGGCCCTGCCGTTCCTGCTGGTCTGGATCTACCTGAGCTGGATTATTGTCCTTCTGGGACTGGAGTTGGCCATGCTGCACCAGCATGGCCATAAATCATCGCAAAGTGAGACTTCTCCGTGA
- a CDS encoding alpha/beta fold hydrolase, with protein sequence MPTRSALIGGSTLVWDDVGSGPCVLLIHGFPLCRLLWRPQISALTAAGYRVIAPDLRGFGDSDASSAVAAVDRYADDLIELLDHLAVDHVVGVGMSMGGYVLFNLLERFSRRLSAAVFAVTRSLPDDEAGRQRRRQLVQEAQHQGPQAVADPFLDLLLPPELRNSRPRLAEEVYGWMVRTSTAGLTAGLLAMAARSDATPLLATVTMPTLVIGAAEDRAIPPEHSRMIASGITNSRLVVIPEAGHLVNLERPLEFNRALLEFLRDTAPTPLNTDTVLCSC encoded by the coding sequence ATGCCGACCCGGTCCGCCCTGATAGGGGGCAGCACCCTGGTATGGGATGATGTGGGCAGCGGGCCGTGCGTGCTGCTGATTCATGGCTTTCCCTTGTGTCGCCTCCTCTGGCGGCCGCAGATATCCGCCCTGACCGCAGCGGGGTATCGGGTTATTGCTCCCGACCTGCGGGGGTTCGGCGACAGCGACGCCAGCAGCGCTGTCGCCGCTGTCGACCGTTATGCCGACGACCTGATCGAGCTGCTTGACCATCTTGCAGTCGACCACGTGGTGGGCGTCGGCATGTCCATGGGTGGCTATGTGCTCTTCAACCTGCTGGAGCGATTTTCCCGGCGCCTATCCGCTGCGGTCTTTGCCGTCACCCGCAGCCTCCCCGACGACGAGGCCGGACGGCAGCGCCGACGCCAGCTTGTGCAGGAAGCGCAGCACCAGGGCCCCCAGGCGGTGGCCGACCCGTTCCTTGACCTCCTGCTTCCGCCGGAACTGCGCAACAGCCGGCCACGGTTGGCAGAAGAGGTCTACGGCTGGATGGTGAGGACGTCAACTGCGGGGCTCACCGCGGGCCTCTTGGCTATGGCCGCGCGCAGTGATGCGACGCCGCTGCTGGCAACCGTCACCATGCCCACACTGGTCATCGGCGCCGCAGAGGACCGGGCCATCCCGCCCGAGCACAGTCGCATGATTGCCTCCGGCATTACGAACAGCCGACTGGTCGTCATCCCGGAGGCGGGGCACTTGGTGAATCTCGAACGTCCGCTTGAATTCAACCGCGCCCTGCTTGAATTTCTGCGGGATACTGCACCCACGCCGCTGAATACCGACACCGTGCTGTGCAGCTGCTGA